One Capsicum annuum cultivar UCD-10X-F1 chromosome 2, UCD10Xv1.1, whole genome shotgun sequence genomic window carries:
- the LOC107859456 gene encoding B3 domain-containing transcription repressor VAL2 isoform X4: protein MSSSGAPSANACFNSNCKEVVERPNKGWRRRTGEFADLCDRCGSAYDDGKFCETFHLNSSGWRSCESCGKQIHCGCIVSFHTFVLLDAGGIECISCARKSFILTPNPAWPPPSFFLPLQPERIKDVNSWNPIAGSGPVPWRQAPSLFNGSTFQNELQHKVPFPDATGSIDRLSLGERPSASLSEINRKDCCEKLMTGKLKIGVPGTLENGYAGLNREEPQSCISGPRQLSYANNDLSAPSFGLTVGSACNYEPTDHSKVSVSVPQQTTVSNPLGKQLGGHATVDSAGETQVRNSKIRGDGRGKHHLLPRYWPRITDEELQRLSEDSNSVITPLFEKMLSASDAGRIGRLVLPKKCAEAYFPPISNPEGVPLKMKDLKGNEWMFQFRFWPNNNSRMYVLEGVTPCIQLMQLQAGDIVTFSRIEPEGKLVMGGRKASTILTTDQGSEAFCNGNGVTTNGNVITKSSKFSEEVRANSTKKGFSSTTHVAATSARAETKMSDDLVKESLGNNRSIHCKRKGSMLGSKRKRLRIDNEDLVELKVTVVQAQGLMRPPSSGAPTVIVIEGCEIEEYEADAPIIGRPIIPHMDHLGEKIQWVQCEDCFKWRKVPDDAVLPSRWTCSENSRDPERSVCSAVQELTADHLRDLLPHIDKGLLKLHDACTTSKKMKASAQEMDLVEALDGLDALANLAILDEGETPPASSQATTKHPRHRPGCTCIVCIQPPSGKGPKHDQSCDCNVCKSVKRRFKTLMLKREKKLSEKEAEATCQKLQPQLSGQLLDADDIQESIDDTAHFSPQHGEELNNEGSVDDPNYLNEKKSPVDDPNYLNEKKSLVDDSNYLNDKKSPDDDPNCRNEKKSSVDDPDYPYEKSSVDDPESLAEKKSSDDDPDSLAEKKSSDDDSNSLAEKKSSASPFKGEIDLNAKPERDDELSPGSDSGSMMRILKDAAEQYVRHCGNGSSSDNQKSGDGAGETNSSNCVVVSASHQPDVDHNRPLPIGTAASLAPNDQ from the exons ATGTCATCCTCCGGTGCGCCTTCAGCGAATGCTTGCTTCAACAGCAACTGCAAAGAAGTTGTTGAAAGACCAAACAAAGGTTGGCGTCGTCGAACCGGCGAGTTCGCCGACCTATGTGATCGTTGCGG TTCTGCTTATGATGATGGCAAATTTTGTGAGACCTTTCACCTCAACTCTTCTGGATGGAGATCTTGTGAGTCTTGTGGAAAG CAAATCCATTGTGGATGCATTGTCTCTTTCCATACATTCGTTCTGTTGGATGCTGGAGGTATTGAGTGCATATCCTGTGCAAGGAAAAGCTTTATTTTG ACACCAAATCCTGCCTGGCCTCCACCTTCATTTTTCCTTCCTCTGCAGCCTGAAAGAATTAAAGATGTCAACAGTTGGAATCCAATAGCTGGTTCTGGTCCTGTACCATGGCGTCAAGCACCAAGTTTATTTAATGGTTCCACCTTTCAAAATGAGTTGCAGCACAAGGTACCCTTTCCTGATGCCACAGGTAGCATCGATAGGCTAAGTCTTGGTGAGAGACCATCTGCCTCGTTGTCTGAGATCAACAGGAAGGATTGCTGTGAGAAGTTGATGACCGGAAAGCTGAAGATTGGTGTACCTGGAACTCTTGAAAATGGATATGCTG GTCTTAATCGTGAGGAGCCACAATCTTGTATAAGTGGTCCACGGCAATTATCTTATGCAAACAATGATCTTTCTGCTCCCAGCTTTGGTTTGACAGTAGGTTCTGCTTGCAATTATGAACCTACTGATCACAGTAAGGTCTCTGTTAGTGTGCCACAACAAACCACAGTTTCGAATCCTTTGGGGAAGCAGCTTGGTGGTCATGCTACAGTGGATTCTGCTGGAGAGACGCAAGTGAGGAATTCGAAAATCCGTGGAGATGGGAGAGGAAAACATCATTTACTTCCTCGTTACTGGCCACGCATAACAGATGAAGAGCTACAACGATTATCTGAAGA TTCAAATTCTGTGATAACTCCTTTGTTTGAAAAGATGCTAAGTGCCAGTGACGCTGGCAGGATAGGACGGTTAGTATTGCCGAAGAAATGTGCTGAG GCCTATTTTCCACCAATTTCTAATCCAGAAGGGGTGCCTCTCAAGATGAAAGATCTGAAAGGGAATGAATGGATGTTCCAGTTCAGGTTTTGGCCTAATAATAACAGTCGTATGTATGTCTTGGAAGGGGTGACTCCTTGTATACAGTTGATGCAATTGCAAGCAGGTGACATAG TAACATTCAGTAGGATAGAACCAGAAGGAAAGTTGGTCATGGGTGGCAGAAAGGCTTCAACTATTCTTACCACAGATCAG GGAAGTGAAGCTTTCTGTAATGGTAACGGTGTTACTACAAATGGGAATGTAATTACTAAAAGTAGTAAGTTCTCTGAAGAAGTTCGGGCAAATTCTACTAAAAAAGGCTTTTCATCAACTACTCATGTTGCTGCAACAAGTGCCAGGGCTGAAACTAAAATGTCTGATGATTTGGTTAAGGAATCATTAGGAAACAATCGTTCTATTCATTGTAAGCGGAAGGGTAGCATGCTCGGTTCAAAAAGAAAACGCTTGAGGATTGATAATGAGGATTTGGTAGAGCTGAAGGTTACAGTGGTGCAAGCCCAAGGGTTGATGCGTCCACCTTCGAGTGGTGCTCCAACAGTAATTGTGATAGAAGGCTGTGAAATTGAAGAATACGAG GCTGATGCACCAATTATTGGAAGGCCCATAATCCCTCATATGGATCACCTGGG TGAAAAAATACAGTGGGTACAATGTGAGGACTGTTTCAAGTGGCGAAAAGTTCCTGACGATGCTGTCCTTCCATCGAGATGGACATGTTCAGAGAACTCACGCGACCCCGAGAG GTCTGTGTGCTCGGCAGTTCAAGAATTAACAGCAGATCATCTGAGGGACCTACTACCTCATATTGATAAAG GTTTACTGAAATTACATGATGCTTGCACAACTTCCAAGAAAATGAAGGCTTCTGCACAGGAAATGGACTTGGTTGAGGCTCTGGATGGGCTTGATGCACTTGCTAATCTTGCTATCCTAGATGAGGGAGAGACTCCTCCAGCATCGTCACAGGCCACAACAAAGCATCCACGGCATAGACCTGGGTGTACATGCATTGTCTGCATCCAGCCCCCAAGTGGAAAAGGTCCTAAGCACGACCAATCATGTGACTGTAATGTTTGTAAATCAGTAAAGCGTCGTTTCAAAACATTGATGTTGAAACGTGAAAAAAAGTTATCAGAGAAAGAGGCCGAAGCTACTTGTCAAAAACTGCAGCCGCAATTATCTGGACAATTGCTTGATGCTGATGACATTCAAGAGTCTATTGATGATACAGCGCATTTTAGCCCTCAGCATGGAGAGGAGCTGAACAATGAGGGTTCTGTTGATGATCCCAATTACCTTAATGAGAAGAAATCTCCTGTTGATGATCCCAATTACCTTaatgagaagaaatctcttgttGATGATTCCAATTACCTTAATGATAAGAAATCTCCTGATGATGATCCCAATTGCCGTAATGAGAAGAAATCTTCTGTTGATGATCCCGATTACCCTTATGAGAAATCTTCTGTTGATGATCCCGAATCCCTTGCTGAGAAGAAATCTTCTGATGATGATCCTGATTCCCTTGCTGAGAAGAAATCTTCTGATGATGATTCCAATTCCCTTGCTGAGAAGAAATCTTCTGCTTCACCATTTAAGGGTGAAATTGACCTGAATGCTAAGCCAGAGAGGGATGACGAGCTTTCACCAGGCTCTGATTCTGGTAGCATGATGCGCATACTCAAAGATGCTGCAGAGCAATATGTCAGGCACTGTGGTAATGGAAGTTCCAGTGATAACCAGAAAAGCGGAGATGGTGCTGGGGAGACAAATTCGAGTAATTGTGTTGTTGTTAGTGCTAGCCATCAACCTGATGTAGATCATAATAGGCCTTTACCCATAGGCACTGCTGCATCTTTGGCTCCAAATGACCAATAG
- the LOC107859456 gene encoding B3 domain-containing transcription repressor VAL2 isoform X2: protein MSSSGAPSANACFNSNCKEVVERPNKGWRRRTGEFADLCDRCGSAYDDGKFCETFHLNSSGWRSCESCGKQIHCGCIVSFHTFVLLDAGGIECISCARKSFILTPNPAWPPPSFFLPLQPERIKDVNSWNPIAGSGPVPWRQAPSLFNGSTFQNELQHKVPFPDATGSIDRLSLGERPSASLSEINRKDCCEKLMTGKLKIGVPGTLENGYAGTDIHLSHMQNFSTGNVLGLNREEPQSCISGPRQLSYANNDLSAPSFGLTVGSACNYEPTDHSKVSVSVPQQTTVSNPLGKQLGGHATVDSAGETQVRNSKIRGDGRGKHHLLPRYWPRITDEELQRLSEDSNSVITPLFEKMLSASDAGRIGRLVLPKKCAEAYFPPISNPEGVPLKMKDLKGNEWMFQFRFWPNNNSRMYVLEGVTPCIQLMQLQAGDIVTFSRIEPEGKLVMGGRKASTILTTDQGSEAFCNGNGVTTNGNVITKSSKFSEEVRANSTKKGFSSTTHVAATSARAETKMSDDLVKESLGNNRSIHCKRKGSMLGSKRKRLRIDNEDLVELKVTVVQAQGLMRPPSSGAPTVIVIEGCEIEEYEADAPIIGRPIIPHMDHLGEKIQWVQCEDCFKWRKVPDDAVLPSRWTCSENSRDPERSVCSAVQELTADHLRDLLPHIDKGLLKLHDACTTSKKMKASAQEMDLVEALDGLDALANLAILDEGETPPASSQATTKHPRHRPGCTCIVCIQPPSGKGPKHDQSCDCNVCKSVKRRFKTLMLKREKKLSEKEAEATCQKLQPQLSGQLLDADDIQESIDDTAHFSPQHGEELNNEGSVDDPNYLNEKKSPVDDPNYLNEKKSLVDDSNYLNDKKSPDDDPNCRNEKKSSVDDPDYPYEKSSVDDPESLAEKKSSDDDPDSLAEKKSSDDDSNSLAEKKSSASPFKGEIDLNAKPERDDELSPGSDSGSMMRILKDAAEQYVRHCGNGSSSDNQKSGDGAGETNSSNCVVVSASHQPDVDHNRPLPIGTAASLAPNDQ from the exons ATGTCATCCTCCGGTGCGCCTTCAGCGAATGCTTGCTTCAACAGCAACTGCAAAGAAGTTGTTGAAAGACCAAACAAAGGTTGGCGTCGTCGAACCGGCGAGTTCGCCGACCTATGTGATCGTTGCGG TTCTGCTTATGATGATGGCAAATTTTGTGAGACCTTTCACCTCAACTCTTCTGGATGGAGATCTTGTGAGTCTTGTGGAAAG CAAATCCATTGTGGATGCATTGTCTCTTTCCATACATTCGTTCTGTTGGATGCTGGAGGTATTGAGTGCATATCCTGTGCAAGGAAAAGCTTTATTTTG ACACCAAATCCTGCCTGGCCTCCACCTTCATTTTTCCTTCCTCTGCAGCCTGAAAGAATTAAAGATGTCAACAGTTGGAATCCAATAGCTGGTTCTGGTCCTGTACCATGGCGTCAAGCACCAAGTTTATTTAATGGTTCCACCTTTCAAAATGAGTTGCAGCACAAGGTACCCTTTCCTGATGCCACAGGTAGCATCGATAGGCTAAGTCTTGGTGAGAGACCATCTGCCTCGTTGTCTGAGATCAACAGGAAGGATTGCTGTGAGAAGTTGATGACCGGAAAGCTGAAGATTGGTGTACCTGGAACTCTTGAAAATGGATATGCTGGTACTGACATTCACTTATCACATATGCAGAATTTTTCAACTGGAAATGTTCTTG GTCTTAATCGTGAGGAGCCACAATCTTGTATAAGTGGTCCACGGCAATTATCTTATGCAAACAATGATCTTTCTGCTCCCAGCTTTGGTTTGACAGTAGGTTCTGCTTGCAATTATGAACCTACTGATCACAGTAAGGTCTCTGTTAGTGTGCCACAACAAACCACAGTTTCGAATCCTTTGGGGAAGCAGCTTGGTGGTCATGCTACAGTGGATTCTGCTGGAGAGACGCAAGTGAGGAATTCGAAAATCCGTGGAGATGGGAGAGGAAAACATCATTTACTTCCTCGTTACTGGCCACGCATAACAGATGAAGAGCTACAACGATTATCTGAAGA TTCAAATTCTGTGATAACTCCTTTGTTTGAAAAGATGCTAAGTGCCAGTGACGCTGGCAGGATAGGACGGTTAGTATTGCCGAAGAAATGTGCTGAG GCCTATTTTCCACCAATTTCTAATCCAGAAGGGGTGCCTCTCAAGATGAAAGATCTGAAAGGGAATGAATGGATGTTCCAGTTCAGGTTTTGGCCTAATAATAACAGTCGTATGTATGTCTTGGAAGGGGTGACTCCTTGTATACAGTTGATGCAATTGCAAGCAGGTGACATAG TAACATTCAGTAGGATAGAACCAGAAGGAAAGTTGGTCATGGGTGGCAGAAAGGCTTCAACTATTCTTACCACAGATCAG GGAAGTGAAGCTTTCTGTAATGGTAACGGTGTTACTACAAATGGGAATGTAATTACTAAAAGTAGTAAGTTCTCTGAAGAAGTTCGGGCAAATTCTACTAAAAAAGGCTTTTCATCAACTACTCATGTTGCTGCAACAAGTGCCAGGGCTGAAACTAAAATGTCTGATGATTTGGTTAAGGAATCATTAGGAAACAATCGTTCTATTCATTGTAAGCGGAAGGGTAGCATGCTCGGTTCAAAAAGAAAACGCTTGAGGATTGATAATGAGGATTTGGTAGAGCTGAAGGTTACAGTGGTGCAAGCCCAAGGGTTGATGCGTCCACCTTCGAGTGGTGCTCCAACAGTAATTGTGATAGAAGGCTGTGAAATTGAAGAATACGAG GCTGATGCACCAATTATTGGAAGGCCCATAATCCCTCATATGGATCACCTGGG TGAAAAAATACAGTGGGTACAATGTGAGGACTGTTTCAAGTGGCGAAAAGTTCCTGACGATGCTGTCCTTCCATCGAGATGGACATGTTCAGAGAACTCACGCGACCCCGAGAG GTCTGTGTGCTCGGCAGTTCAAGAATTAACAGCAGATCATCTGAGGGACCTACTACCTCATATTGATAAAG GTTTACTGAAATTACATGATGCTTGCACAACTTCCAAGAAAATGAAGGCTTCTGCACAGGAAATGGACTTGGTTGAGGCTCTGGATGGGCTTGATGCACTTGCTAATCTTGCTATCCTAGATGAGGGAGAGACTCCTCCAGCATCGTCACAGGCCACAACAAAGCATCCACGGCATAGACCTGGGTGTACATGCATTGTCTGCATCCAGCCCCCAAGTGGAAAAGGTCCTAAGCACGACCAATCATGTGACTGTAATGTTTGTAAATCAGTAAAGCGTCGTTTCAAAACATTGATGTTGAAACGTGAAAAAAAGTTATCAGAGAAAGAGGCCGAAGCTACTTGTCAAAAACTGCAGCCGCAATTATCTGGACAATTGCTTGATGCTGATGACATTCAAGAGTCTATTGATGATACAGCGCATTTTAGCCCTCAGCATGGAGAGGAGCTGAACAATGAGGGTTCTGTTGATGATCCCAATTACCTTAATGAGAAGAAATCTCCTGTTGATGATCCCAATTACCTTaatgagaagaaatctcttgttGATGATTCCAATTACCTTAATGATAAGAAATCTCCTGATGATGATCCCAATTGCCGTAATGAGAAGAAATCTTCTGTTGATGATCCCGATTACCCTTATGAGAAATCTTCTGTTGATGATCCCGAATCCCTTGCTGAGAAGAAATCTTCTGATGATGATCCTGATTCCCTTGCTGAGAAGAAATCTTCTGATGATGATTCCAATTCCCTTGCTGAGAAGAAATCTTCTGCTTCACCATTTAAGGGTGAAATTGACCTGAATGCTAAGCCAGAGAGGGATGACGAGCTTTCACCAGGCTCTGATTCTGGTAGCATGATGCGCATACTCAAAGATGCTGCAGAGCAATATGTCAGGCACTGTGGTAATGGAAGTTCCAGTGATAACCAGAAAAGCGGAGATGGTGCTGGGGAGACAAATTCGAGTAATTGTGTTGTTGTTAGTGCTAGCCATCAACCTGATGTAGATCATAATAGGCCTTTACCCATAGGCACTGCTGCATCTTTGGCTCCAAATGACCAATAG
- the LOC107859456 gene encoding B3 domain-containing transcription repressor VAL2 isoform X3 gives MSSSGAPSANACFNSNCKEVVERPNKGWRRRTGEFADLCDRCGSAYDDGKFCETFHLNSSGWRSCESCGKQIHCGCIVSFHTFVLLDAGGIECISCARKSFILTPNPAWPPPSFFLPLQPERIKDVNSWNPIAGSGPVPWRQAPSLFNGSTFQNELQHKVPFPDATGSIDRLSLGERPSASLSEINRKDCCEKLMTGKLKIGVPGTLENGYAGLNREEPQSCISGPRQLSYANNDLSAPSFGLTVGSACNYEPTDHSKVSVSVPQQTTVSNPLGKQLGGHATVDSAGETQVRNSKIRGDGRGKHHLLPRYWPRITDEELQRLSEDSNSVITPLFEKMLSASDAGRIGRLVLPKKCAEAYFPPISNPEGVPLKMKDLKGNEWMFQFRFWPNNNSRMYVLEGVTPCIQLMQLQAGDIVTFSRIEPEGKLVMGGRKASTILTTDQGSEAFCNGNGVTTNGNVITKSSKFSEEVRANSTKKGFSSTTHVAATSARAETKMSDDLVKESLGNNRSIHCKRKGSMLGSKRKRLRIDNEDLVELKVTVVQAQGLMRPPSSGAPTVIVIEGCEIEEYEQADAPIIGRPIIPHMDHLGEKIQWVQCEDCFKWRKVPDDAVLPSRWTCSENSRDPERSVCSAVQELTADHLRDLLPHIDKGLLKLHDACTTSKKMKASAQEMDLVEALDGLDALANLAILDEGETPPASSQATTKHPRHRPGCTCIVCIQPPSGKGPKHDQSCDCNVCKSVKRRFKTLMLKREKKLSEKEAEATCQKLQPQLSGQLLDADDIQESIDDTAHFSPQHGEELNNEGSVDDPNYLNEKKSPVDDPNYLNEKKSLVDDSNYLNDKKSPDDDPNCRNEKKSSVDDPDYPYEKSSVDDPESLAEKKSSDDDPDSLAEKKSSDDDSNSLAEKKSSASPFKGEIDLNAKPERDDELSPGSDSGSMMRILKDAAEQYVRHCGNGSSSDNQKSGDGAGETNSSNCVVVSASHQPDVDHNRPLPIGTAASLAPNDQ, from the exons ATGTCATCCTCCGGTGCGCCTTCAGCGAATGCTTGCTTCAACAGCAACTGCAAAGAAGTTGTTGAAAGACCAAACAAAGGTTGGCGTCGTCGAACCGGCGAGTTCGCCGACCTATGTGATCGTTGCGG TTCTGCTTATGATGATGGCAAATTTTGTGAGACCTTTCACCTCAACTCTTCTGGATGGAGATCTTGTGAGTCTTGTGGAAAG CAAATCCATTGTGGATGCATTGTCTCTTTCCATACATTCGTTCTGTTGGATGCTGGAGGTATTGAGTGCATATCCTGTGCAAGGAAAAGCTTTATTTTG ACACCAAATCCTGCCTGGCCTCCACCTTCATTTTTCCTTCCTCTGCAGCCTGAAAGAATTAAAGATGTCAACAGTTGGAATCCAATAGCTGGTTCTGGTCCTGTACCATGGCGTCAAGCACCAAGTTTATTTAATGGTTCCACCTTTCAAAATGAGTTGCAGCACAAGGTACCCTTTCCTGATGCCACAGGTAGCATCGATAGGCTAAGTCTTGGTGAGAGACCATCTGCCTCGTTGTCTGAGATCAACAGGAAGGATTGCTGTGAGAAGTTGATGACCGGAAAGCTGAAGATTGGTGTACCTGGAACTCTTGAAAATGGATATGCTG GTCTTAATCGTGAGGAGCCACAATCTTGTATAAGTGGTCCACGGCAATTATCTTATGCAAACAATGATCTTTCTGCTCCCAGCTTTGGTTTGACAGTAGGTTCTGCTTGCAATTATGAACCTACTGATCACAGTAAGGTCTCTGTTAGTGTGCCACAACAAACCACAGTTTCGAATCCTTTGGGGAAGCAGCTTGGTGGTCATGCTACAGTGGATTCTGCTGGAGAGACGCAAGTGAGGAATTCGAAAATCCGTGGAGATGGGAGAGGAAAACATCATTTACTTCCTCGTTACTGGCCACGCATAACAGATGAAGAGCTACAACGATTATCTGAAGA TTCAAATTCTGTGATAACTCCTTTGTTTGAAAAGATGCTAAGTGCCAGTGACGCTGGCAGGATAGGACGGTTAGTATTGCCGAAGAAATGTGCTGAG GCCTATTTTCCACCAATTTCTAATCCAGAAGGGGTGCCTCTCAAGATGAAAGATCTGAAAGGGAATGAATGGATGTTCCAGTTCAGGTTTTGGCCTAATAATAACAGTCGTATGTATGTCTTGGAAGGGGTGACTCCTTGTATACAGTTGATGCAATTGCAAGCAGGTGACATAG TAACATTCAGTAGGATAGAACCAGAAGGAAAGTTGGTCATGGGTGGCAGAAAGGCTTCAACTATTCTTACCACAGATCAG GGAAGTGAAGCTTTCTGTAATGGTAACGGTGTTACTACAAATGGGAATGTAATTACTAAAAGTAGTAAGTTCTCTGAAGAAGTTCGGGCAAATTCTACTAAAAAAGGCTTTTCATCAACTACTCATGTTGCTGCAACAAGTGCCAGGGCTGAAACTAAAATGTCTGATGATTTGGTTAAGGAATCATTAGGAAACAATCGTTCTATTCATTGTAAGCGGAAGGGTAGCATGCTCGGTTCAAAAAGAAAACGCTTGAGGATTGATAATGAGGATTTGGTAGAGCTGAAGGTTACAGTGGTGCAAGCCCAAGGGTTGATGCGTCCACCTTCGAGTGGTGCTCCAACAGTAATTGTGATAGAAGGCTGTGAAATTGAAGAATACGAG CAGGCTGATGCACCAATTATTGGAAGGCCCATAATCCCTCATATGGATCACCTGGG TGAAAAAATACAGTGGGTACAATGTGAGGACTGTTTCAAGTGGCGAAAAGTTCCTGACGATGCTGTCCTTCCATCGAGATGGACATGTTCAGAGAACTCACGCGACCCCGAGAG GTCTGTGTGCTCGGCAGTTCAAGAATTAACAGCAGATCATCTGAGGGACCTACTACCTCATATTGATAAAG GTTTACTGAAATTACATGATGCTTGCACAACTTCCAAGAAAATGAAGGCTTCTGCACAGGAAATGGACTTGGTTGAGGCTCTGGATGGGCTTGATGCACTTGCTAATCTTGCTATCCTAGATGAGGGAGAGACTCCTCCAGCATCGTCACAGGCCACAACAAAGCATCCACGGCATAGACCTGGGTGTACATGCATTGTCTGCATCCAGCCCCCAAGTGGAAAAGGTCCTAAGCACGACCAATCATGTGACTGTAATGTTTGTAAATCAGTAAAGCGTCGTTTCAAAACATTGATGTTGAAACGTGAAAAAAAGTTATCAGAGAAAGAGGCCGAAGCTACTTGTCAAAAACTGCAGCCGCAATTATCTGGACAATTGCTTGATGCTGATGACATTCAAGAGTCTATTGATGATACAGCGCATTTTAGCCCTCAGCATGGAGAGGAGCTGAACAATGAGGGTTCTGTTGATGATCCCAATTACCTTAATGAGAAGAAATCTCCTGTTGATGATCCCAATTACCTTaatgagaagaaatctcttgttGATGATTCCAATTACCTTAATGATAAGAAATCTCCTGATGATGATCCCAATTGCCGTAATGAGAAGAAATCTTCTGTTGATGATCCCGATTACCCTTATGAGAAATCTTCTGTTGATGATCCCGAATCCCTTGCTGAGAAGAAATCTTCTGATGATGATCCTGATTCCCTTGCTGAGAAGAAATCTTCTGATGATGATTCCAATTCCCTTGCTGAGAAGAAATCTTCTGCTTCACCATTTAAGGGTGAAATTGACCTGAATGCTAAGCCAGAGAGGGATGACGAGCTTTCACCAGGCTCTGATTCTGGTAGCATGATGCGCATACTCAAAGATGCTGCAGAGCAATATGTCAGGCACTGTGGTAATGGAAGTTCCAGTGATAACCAGAAAAGCGGAGATGGTGCTGGGGAGACAAATTCGAGTAATTGTGTTGTTGTTAGTGCTAGCCATCAACCTGATGTAGATCATAATAGGCCTTTACCCATAGGCACTGCTGCATCTTTGGCTCCAAATGACCAATAG